TACTGCACCAGGTCTTCCAGCGGCATATGGCCGTTTGCCGTCCATGACCCATCCGGGTTTTTCTGGATATCATGGCGGGCATCGATCTCCTGTGCCTCGTTCGGCAGATTCCCGGCGATGGTTTCCGTGACGTCACTCAGCGTCACGATCCCTTCCACCGAACCAAATTCATCGACAACAAAAGCGAAGTGCGTCCGCGCATTGCGGAACTGTTCCAGCGCCGGAAGCAGCGGCAGTGTCTCCGGGAACACCAGTGGTTGGCGAATCAGCACCCGCAGGTTAAGCGGTTCACCGCGCAGCGACTGCTGCAGCAGGTCAATGACGTGTACCACGCCGAGCAGATCTTCTTCATCGTGACCGCCGGTCACCACCAGACGCGTGTGCTGGTTTTTTTCCAGTAGTGCGCGAATCTCTTCTTCCGGGGCGGTGAGGTCGATATGTTCGATGTCGTGGCGCGAGGTCATAATACTGCTGACGGTGCGCTGATTGAGGTTGAGTACGCGCTCAATCATCCGACGTTCCTGCGGGTTGAAAATTTGGCTGTCGTCATGGTCAACCAGCAGCGAAGCGGTTTCCGCATCCAGTTCGGCTTCTTCTTTTTGCCCGCTCAACAGGCGCATTACCGCCTCGGTTGTACGCTGGCGCAGGGTGTGATTGGCCGACAGGAAACGACGACGGTTAAAGATAGCCAACTGGTTCAGCGCTTCGATCATCACCGAGAAGCCAATTGCGGCGTACAGATACCCTTTCGGGATGTGGAAGCCAAAGCCTTCCGCCACCAGACTGAAGCCGATCATCAGCAGGAAGCTGAGACAGAGGATGACGATGGTCGGATGGCTGTTCACAAAGCGCGTGAGCGACTTACTCGCCAGCAGCATCAGGCTGATGGCAATAATCACCGCCGCCATCATGACCGCAAGGTGATCCACCATACCGACGGCGGTAATCACGGAGTCGAGCGAGAAGATGGCGTCCAGCACCACAATTTGCGCCACCACACCCCAGAATTTCGCCCCTTTGCGCTGAGTGGGATTGTCGCTGTCCTTCCCCTCGAGTCGTTCGTTCAACTCCATCGTGGCTTTAAACAGCAAGAAGAACCCACCAAACAGCATGATCAAATCCCGGGCGCTGAAGCTCAACCCCTGCACGCTAAACAGCGGTTTTGTCAGCGTGACCAACCACGAGATCGATGCCAGCAGTAGCAGGCGCATCAGCATTGCCAGGATAAGGCCGGTGACGCGCGCGCGGTCGCGCTGCGCAGGTGGCAGTTTTTCTGCGAGGATGGCTATAAAGACTAAATTATCAATGCCGAGGACTAATTCGATCACGACCAACGTGACCAGCCCCGCCCAGATTGACGGATCGGCGATCCATTCCATAGTAAACGTAAAACCTTTCGTTATATGACAATTGTCACAATTCGATCATGGATAAAGCGGACGGAAAATGCAATGGCGAGAAGGGATTTCTCGCGTTTTCACCGTTCTGGCTGCATTGAAAATAACCATAAAGTTTATGCCGGGAATAATTAAATAAGGCAAAAGTTATTTAGGAAATATCGCAGGGTGAATTGAGTAAATAGATTATGTCAACATCAAGTAATTCCTAAAAACAGGTCAATATATCGCTTAATATTAATCTTAAAAACAGAGAATAGCAGGCTTGTTACCTTGCCTGCAATTACGTTAGCTGTAACAATTCTTCCAGCGTTAATGATGGAAGAGTAAATATATAAAGTGGGCTCCCGTTTCATTAATGGCTGACATTCAGAATGCCTTAA
The DNA window shown above is from Citrobacter farmeri and carries:
- a CDS encoding TerC family protein; the encoded protein is MEWIADPSIWAGLVTLVVIELVLGIDNLVFIAILAEKLPPAQRDRARVTGLILAMLMRLLLLASISWLVTLTKPLFSVQGLSFSARDLIMLFGGFFLLFKATMELNERLEGKDSDNPTQRKGAKFWGVVAQIVVLDAIFSLDSVITAVGMVDHLAVMMAAVIIAISLMLLASKSLTRFVNSHPTIVILCLSFLLMIGFSLVAEGFGFHIPKGYLYAAIGFSVMIEALNQLAIFNRRRFLSANHTLRQRTTEAVMRLLSGQKEEAELDAETASLLVDHDDSQIFNPQERRMIERVLNLNQRTVSSIMTSRHDIEHIDLTAPEEEIRALLEKNQHTRLVVTGGHDEEDLLGVVHVIDLLQQSLRGEPLNLRVLIRQPLVFPETLPLLPALEQFRNARTHFAFVVDEFGSVEGIVTLSDVTETIAGNLPNEAQEIDARHDIQKNPDGSWTANGHMPLEDLVQYVPLPLDDKREYHTIAGLLMEELQRVPKPGEEVQVGDYLLKTLQVESHRVQKVQLIPLRNEDEMDYEV